Proteins from a single region of Aythya fuligula isolate bAytFul2 chromosome 3, bAytFul2.pri, whole genome shotgun sequence:
- the COQ3 gene encoding ubiquinone biosynthesis O-methyltransferase, mitochondrial, which yields MLTVKRLFSTSQSSVDPKEMKKFQLLAHKWWDEEGDYSALHSMNDLRVPFIRDTLLNMSSNYHLGSPLSGIKILDVGCGGGLLSEPLGRLGASVTGIDPLEDNIRTADQHKSFDPVLAKRIQYKSSSLDEMVEECMETFDVIVASEVVEHVADLETFIKCCSQVLKPEGSLFITTINKTQLSYILGIVVAEKIVGIVPEGTHEWEKFVPPEELQRLLESYGFSVQAVNGMLYNPLTGSWSWMESTSINYAMHAVKSGAGGPSSPTESLSEMESEQRSATAGTSV from the exons at GCTCACCGTGAAGAGACTTTTCAGCACCTCACAGTCATCAGTGGATccaaaggagatgaaaaaatTCCAGCTCCTTGCACATAAGTGGTGGGATGAAGAAGGAGACTATTCAGCCCTTCATTCTATGAATGACCTTAGAGTGCCATTTATTAG agataCTCTGTTGAACATGAGTAGCAATTATCATCTGGGAAGCCCGCTTTCTGGAATAAAGATTCTGGATGTTGGCTGTGGTGGTGGTCTGCTAAGTGAG CCTCTAGGTAGACTGGGAGCTTCAGTTACCGGAATTGATCCTCTGGAGGACAACATTAGAACAGCAGATCAGCACAAGTCATTTGATCCAGTTCTGGCCAAGAGAATACAGTACAAGTCCAGTTCACTGGATGAGATGGTGGAAGAGTGTATGGAAACGTTTGATGTAATTGTAGCTTCAGAAGTAGTGGAGCATGTGGCTGACCTTGAAACGTTTATCAAGTGTTGCTCCCAGGTGTTAAAG ccTGAAGGTTCTTTATTCATTACTACAATCAATAAAACACAGTTGTCCTATATCCTGGGAATTGTGGTCGCAGAGAAAATAGTAGGCATCGTACCAGAAGGAACGCATGAGTGGGAGAAGTTTGTTCcccctgaagagctgcagcgCCTCCTGGAATCAT ATGGCTTCTCAGTTCAGGCTGTGAATGGGATGCTGTACAACCCCCTGACGGGGTCGTGGAGCTGGATGGAAAGCACGAGCATTAACTATGCGATGCACGCTGTGAAATCTGGTGCTGGGGGACCGTCAAGCCCAACAGAGTCTCTGTCAGAGATGGAAAGCGAGCAGCGCTCAGCCACAGCTGGCACCAGCGTGTGA